The region AATTTTTCATACAAAAGTCTAAGTGCGGTACAAGAACAAATCATTTCTGAAATACTTAATCCTGGACTTCCTAAAATCATTAAAGTGATATCTTCTTTTAACGTTTCACTTATTTGCTTATCAATATCAATTTTTCTTTCATTTAGATATAAAGATTCAATCTCTTTACTAATTCCTAGTAAAGTATGTTTTTTATATTTATAATTAAGGCTTTGAGTTATTGCAAACTCATTTAGATTTGAGATACCTAACTCTTTTGGAAATTGACTTAGGTATCTAATTTTTGATTCTTCAATTGTTTTTGCTTTGTATTTTTTACCTACATTAAAAAAAACTCTTTTCAAATCCTCAAAATCTTCTAAGGTAGTAATATAAATATTTTCATTAAAAAGATTTGATGGATTCTTTAATTTAGAGTAGTTTATTAAAGTTCCATCAGTTGTTTTTATATTTATATTTTCTGTTGCTCTAAAGATAACCATTAATTGCCACAACCACCTGTAGAACAAGTCTCATCAAGATTTTCTATTCTTAACATAGTTAAATAAGGAAGTTTCCCTGGTAATTTAATTTTATTAGTATTTCCACTGTGAACTGATTCTAGTTCTTTATTTGTTTCTGTAAGGATTTTTTTGAAACTAATATAATATTTACCATCCTCTTTTTTATAAATTTTTCCTATCTCATTATCAACTTCTTCAATAGTTGAACCCAATGGAGCAAAGATTTCTGTTTCTTCATTTGGATAAGTTTTATATTTACACATAAAATGTTCTTCATCTTCTGTTACTAATCCACTTACTTCAAAACTACCTTTACTTAAAGCATATTCATGGTTTTGAGTATCATTTTTTTCAAAAGGTCTATGAACTAAATAAGCATCAGTAAAACCTCTGTTTTTTGTAGTTGCCAACTCTGTTTGATATTTTTCTGACTCAAACTTATTTGCATAAAAATCATCAATTGCTGATCTGTAAGCATATGCTGTAACAGCAGCATAATAAGGAGATTTTGTTCTACCTTCAATCTTAACTGAATCAACTGCACCAGACTCTAAGATTTCGTCAAGATGAGAAGCTAAATTCATATCTTTTGCATTGAAAATATATGTTCCTATACCTGGTTCCTCTTCAAGTCTAAATAGTGTACTATGATCTTCATTTGCAGCATAAAGTGTGTATTCAAATCTACAATCGTTTGCACAAGATCCCCTATTTGGAACTCTTCCCATTTGTACAGCACTTACTAAGCATCTACCACTATAAGCAAAACACATTGAACCATGAACAAATATCTCTATCTCCATATCAGGTAAGTGTTTTTTTATCTCTTTTACATCTTTAAGTGAGATTTCCCTTGCTGCAATAATTCTTCTAACACCCATATCATAATAAACTTGTGCATCAAGATAATTCATAACATTTGCTTGTGTTGAAAGGTGTATTGGTATATTTGGTGCTAATTCTCTACAAAGTCTAACAACACCTGGTGCTGCTACAATTAAAGCATCTGGCTCTAATTTTGCCATCTCTATAATATGTTTTTTTAATAATTCAATTTGAGAATTAAATGGAAATCCATTTATTGTTGCATAAACTTTTTTACCTTGTGAGTGGGCATAATCAATACCCTCTTTAAAAGTTTCATAGGTAAATTCTTTTCCACTTCTAATTCTTAAACTAAAATGACTAACTCCACCATATACGGCATCTGCACCATATTTAAAAGCAATTTTCAATTTTTCTAAGTTTCCAGCTGGTGAAAGTAGTTCTACTTTTTTATTATCCATTTTATTCCTTTAAAATCGCAATTATATCAAACTTTTTTATAAAAAAGATTTTGTTAAAAGTTAATTAAATTTTATTAAGAAAAGTTTAGTTTAAAGGGAAAGCTTTTAAAAGCTTTCCCATTCATCATCACTATCTTCTTGAACAATAGCTTTAGATTCTTTTTTTGGTGTTGTAGGTTTATTTTTTGTTTCAGTTTTCGAAACTACAGGATTAGAAGAAGTTTTAGCTTCATTTTTCTGATGTTCACTAATTGTTTCATTTGCTTTAAAATTTTTACATCTTTCTACTTTAATATTATCCATAATATCAAATAATTTATTTGTAAAACTCTCTAATTCCTCAGAAACTTTTTCAAGTTGATCATTTGAAGCTTTTTCTGCATTTAGTTTTACATATTGAGCAACACTATTATGAACTTTTTCATGATACTCTTTCATACTATTCCATACAGTTGCTTTTGTAAACGCTTCACCTTTACTTTCTTGTTCTAAAATCCATTTTCCAAAATCACAAGTACTTGCTGAAGAAACATCCCAAGATTCAAAACTTCCCACTTTTGCAAAATTTTTATTTTTGAATATTATGTGATCATTTTTCAATTCTGTCATTTTAAATACTAAATTAATATCACATATTTCTGCTTTTTTATTTACATTAAATTTTGCTCTATCTGCAATATCTAAAAGGTTAGTTGATAATTTAGATACTTCACTTGCTAAGTTACTAATTTGAGTTGCAGATGAAGCATTAACTTGTGTTGCTCTATCAAGGGAATTAACAGCATCATTAATTTGTACAATTCCACTCTCTTGTTCTTTACTAGCTGTTGTAACATCTGTAATAAGACTTATTGTTTCACTAACTTTATTATTTAGATCCCCATATCCTGATATCATATTATCAGCAATAGATTTCCCTTCATTTGCTTTTGTTGTAGCACTTTCAACTAAATCTTTAATCTCTTTAGCAGCTTCTGCAGATCTAGAAGCTAGATTTCTAACCTCTTGTGCAACAACAGCAAAACCTTTACCAGCTTCTCCAGCAGTAGCAGCTTCAACAGCTGCATTAAGTGAAAGGATATTTGTTTGGAATGCAATTTGATCAATTACTGTAATTGCTTCATTAATTGCATTAACTTGTTGATCAATATCTTCCATAGCTTTTGTTGTTTTAGAAGCTAGATTTTCTCCATCAGTAGCAGATTTACTTAAATCATTTGCAAGTACTGACATTCTATTTACTTTTTCATTACTTGATTTAATAATAGAAGTTATCTCTTCAACTGCAGCCGCAGTTTCCTCTAGCGAAGCTGCTTGTTCGTTTGCTGATGTAGAAAGTTTGGTAGATGAAGAAGATAAAACTCCAGTATCACCATCTAATTTTTCACCTGTACTTGTTATCATTGCTAAAAACTCTGAGATAGTTCCACCAAGAAGTCTTGTACTCGTATAAATAGACCCTATAATACCATTTGAACTACTGTGATCTACTGCTGCAGATTTGTAATCAAAATTAGAATTTCCATACTCAATAAGAGTTTTATTAATCTCTTCAAGTTTTTGATTCGTTCCACTAATCATTGTATTAATTGAATCTTTTAATTTCATTACAAGTGGATTAGAAGAAGTTTTTTGTACTTTATAAACATAGAATCCATTATTTACTTTTTGAATAACATCTTCCACTTCAGCAATAACTTTTGCATCTTGCTCATAGCCATCTTGAAGTTTTTTAATATAAGCATTAAAACTATCAACTACTTTTCCAATCTCATCATCTGATTTTTTATCAATTTGACTATTATGTGAAGAATCTGATGCAACTGTTTCTATAGCATCATTTAAATCTTCAAGAGGGTTAATTATTGCTCTTTT is a window of Halarcobacter sp. DNA encoding:
- a CDS encoding cache domain-containing protein, coding for MFKNLSIKAKVLLISLLAIVIVSISISFESIYSINKLSKEKIEKFKEESYLNKEKELENYVSLALKTVQSYYDRTAIDKIKVEVQEDLKAQAKFLFSILDYEYNKYKDVLSTQELKSRLIEIIDGTRYGETGYFWVNDLDANIVVHPIKPQLNGKDLSNFKDKGGKRIFVEFANVAKKDKEGFVDYVWPKPGFEEPQPKVSYVKLFEPFGWVIGTGEYVSDVSASLKKEALKSIANMRYGKSGYFWINDSHPNMIMHPIKPALDGKDLSKVKDPAGKFLFNEMVEVSKTDKKGGLVEYMWEKPGKDEPQKKYSYVTKFEPWDWIIGTGAYVDDIEENILKMQEQTDEEIREVVIFVLVYTLISGLVVLGIFSIMVKRAIINPLEDLNDAIETVASDSSHNSQIDKKSDDEIGKVVDSFNAYIKKLQDGYEQDAKVIAEVEDVIQKVNNGFYVYKVQKTSSNPLVMKLKDSINTMISGTNQKLEEINKTLIEYGNSNFDYKSAAVDHSSSNGIIGSIYTSTRLLGGTISEFLAMITSTGEKLDGDTGVLSSSSTKLSTSANEQAASLEETAAAVEEITSIIKSSNEKVNRMSVLANDLSKSATDGENLASKTTKAMEDIDQQVNAINEAITVIDQIAFQTNILSLNAAVEAATAGEAGKGFAVVAQEVRNLASRSAEAAKEIKDLVESATTKANEGKSIADNMISGYGDLNNKVSETISLITDVTTASKEQESGIVQINDAVNSLDRATQVNASSATQISNLASEVSKLSTNLLDIADRAKFNVNKKAEICDINLVFKMTELKNDHIIFKNKNFAKVGSFESWDVSSASTCDFGKWILEQESKGEAFTKATVWNSMKEYHEKVHNSVAQYVKLNAEKASNDQLEKVSEELESFTNKLFDIMDNIKVERCKNFKANETISEHQKNEAKTSSNPVVSKTETKNKPTTPKKESKAIVQEDSDDEWESF
- a CDS encoding peptidase U32 family protein, with translation MDNKKVELLSPAGNLEKLKIAFKYGADAVYGGVSHFSLRIRSGKEFTYETFKEGIDYAHSQGKKVYATINGFPFNSQIELLKKHIIEMAKLEPDALIVAAPGVVRLCRELAPNIPIHLSTQANVMNYLDAQVYYDMGVRRIIAAREISLKDVKEIKKHLPDMEIEIFVHGSMCFAYSGRCLVSAVQMGRVPNRGSCANDCRFEYTLYAANEDHSTLFRLEEEPGIGTYIFNAKDMNLASHLDEILESGAVDSVKIEGRTKSPYYAAVTAYAYRSAIDDFYANKFESEKYQTELATTKNRGFTDAYLVHRPFEKNDTQNHEYALSKGSFEVSGLVTEDEEHFMCKYKTYPNEETEIFAPLGSTIEEVDNEIGKIYKKEDGKYYISFKKILTETNKELESVHSGNTNKIKLPGKLPYLTMLRIENLDETCSTGGCGN